One Pleuronectes platessa chromosome 20, fPlePla1.1, whole genome shotgun sequence DNA window includes the following coding sequences:
- the si:ch211-161h7.8 gene encoding thiosulfate:glutathione sulfurtransferase — MLSRSFCQVVAGVNCRSGPTFGSGLRTFVTSSMKCGEAFNKASVVTYSQLKTMLCVRDIQLFDVRNPDEHQAGHIPDAVNIPLSNLEESLKLSPEGFKDKFKVKAPGKDDDNIVFHCRRGKRSTKALDISRQLGFNRARHYEGGYSEWAEKKEEK; from the exons ATGCTGTCTCGAAGTTTCTGCCAGGTCGTTGCAGGAGTGAACTGCAGGTCCGGTCCCACCTTTGGTTCGGGTTTACGGACTTTTGTAACCTCAAGTATGAAATGTGGAGAAGCTTTCAACaaag CTTCAGTGGTGACTTACTCGCAGCTGAAGACCATGTTGTGCGTCCGTGACATTCAGCTGTTCGATGTGAGGAATCCTGATGAGCACCAGGCCGGACACATCCCAGATGCCGTCAACATCCCAT TGTCAAACCTGGAAGAGTCCCTGAAGCTGTCCCCAGAGGGCTTTAAGGACAAATTTAAAGTGAAGGCTCCTGGGAAAGATGACGACAACATCGTATTTCATTGCAGAAGAGGGAAAAGGAGCACCAAAGCACTGGACATCAGCCGGCAGCTGGGGTTTAACAg gGCGAGGCATTATGAAGGAGGCTACAGTGAGTGGGCCgagaagaaggaagaaaagtGA